From Daucus carota subsp. sativus chromosome 6, DH1 v3.0, whole genome shotgun sequence:
CAACTGCTACACATAACAACCCGATATACAGCACCGTGCGAGAGCAACAGCTGCCGCTGCTTCTTCTGTTGCCCTGCTTGCTTACTTTCTCTGTAAATTATACAATTCCAATTACTCCTCAGCTTCTTATTCTTCtaaaaataaacttaaaaatgGACTAATTGAAGCTATCGGAAACACGAATCAATAGCCTTCCTCAAGCCACTGGATgtcaggtctctctctctctctctctctctcctccttTTGAAAATGGGTTTGTTTCATTTGCCTGTGTTTATGTCTTATTTGTATGTAATGTTATAAAGTTGAGTTTTTAAATCCTGGTGGAAGTGTCGAAGACAGGGTTGCTGTCAAAATCATCCAGGAGGTGTGTTTTCTCTCTATGTATACATACATAATTGAAGAACCTATGATGAATGTTATGTTATTTAAATTGTTAACATGACATTGACATCCATAAGCAGGATCAACTGTTGCAAGACTAATAGCAAAGCTCCCAGCACTTCCTCTGTAACTATCCCACCTTTAGCTAGAAGACCAAGTTGTAGAGCCTATACAGCGAAAAAGGTATGAAAATCAAAGGCTGGTGCAAAATAATTGCTGTATAATTTCCCAAAAGTTCATcgtatgatatacatatatttggTTAATATGTTAGCAATTTGCAGCTCAGCATTTACTTAGATCACTACCAGTCTACCACGTATACACCCGGCATATACTTCAAGAGAAATTAATAAACATTTGCTTAAATCACTACCATGTATACACCTGGCATATAATTTAAGTGAAACCGATTAAACATCATGATTCATGAGCATACTAAAAATGAACCAACTTAATTACTCATGATAAACATAAACATGATACAAAAGATCATGTTTATCTGATGCCCTTTAGTCTGTTTATGTGATACAAAAGGTATACAAAAGATATTTACTGATTGCTATTCTGGAAAAATATTATCTTGTTTTTCTTCTGTTCTATTTTGAAGATGTTCATTGCTCCACCATAATGAAATACATTCTTTAGGTTGATATGCCTTTTTTTCCTACAGTTCACTCTGTCTTTTGCCTTCTAATGTCTTTTTGCAGCTCCTGTAAACATTCAAATATCTTTAATATTGCATAGATTTTTCATGATACCTAACATCTTTTACTCTCGAAATTTTCCCAAAAAATCAGGGTCTAACAGAAATTGCTTCTTCACTACTAAGGGTAAGATAAGTGTACATCTCCCCCCACCCcatccaaaaataaataaataaataaaaaattccaCTCCTTAGTGGTGACTTAAGGCTAAGGGTATGTCTTGTATGATTTCTTTGCTAAAAAACTTTCAAGATTCAAGTAAACATTAGACATGAAACAGTTTGTAATAACTGAAGTTACCATTTCCTCGTCATTAGGCAAGTCAAAATAGTGTAACAATGTAGCTATGCAACTATCCTCTATAACCTGTTTTTATTCAGTGCATGCATTATGACCATCTTGCTCCACAATCAGCTTTCTGCCAATTTTTGTTCCAAGTTTGCACCTTCCACTGGCAACAACTCTTCATGGACAAAAAAAAATAGGGGTTTCACCCAAAGCcactcaattttttttccccAAGATCTTTGAAGTTTGGAAAATAAGGTCAATATGGAAACGGATCATATGATATTAGACAGCATATTTCTGTCTTCTACTATCACCATCTTCTTGTATGATTCTCAGTGGTATATTTTCGTCACTGTTCTTTTGGTGTATTTGGTTTTGAACGGCCCTTACAGCTGCTACTCTTGCTGTAGTGGCTGCTCTGTTGGCTGCTGCAACAGCTTTGTTTACTTTATCCTCAACCTTTGAGGCAGTAGCTGCTCTCTCAGCAGCAAGTCCTTCTTCCTGATAGGTATAACACCAGATCAAACAGTTTAGAATTAAAGGTACTACTTGGaccaataattttatttgtgcaaGGTCAATTACTTGACCTTTAATGAAGTAAAAAGACCTGAATGGCCATGCTATGGTCAAGAAATTAAGTAAATAGTTTATACAATTTAGTATAGCTGAGCATATTCAAAATCATAGTTATATTATTTAGGTCGTGTCGAAGTCGCCAGCTGACCCatcctgtaaacaactggttatCAAGTGTCGGGCATTACCATATAAATCAAGCTTTAGGTACTCATGAACGAATtcttagttttttaaaaattttatagtaGAGGCTAAACATAGGAGAGGATTTTATTTCCatcttacaaaatatatgttttgCATTAATTGATAGATAGGAAGACACAGTTAGCATTTTATTCTATGTAGTATTGTTTTTCGAAGATAAGCTTATGATTTCCTTTTTTGCTATATGCTTATCAGGTTGATGGAACGTGATGAGGAGCGTTAGAAAAAATTCAAAGAAGATCAGAGGAAACGTTTACGAGATATTGAAGAACAGGTATtgtgtattaatatatacaaaagTTTAACTTTAACAAATGTAGTTGCTTGCTACTTTTGAATCATGATCTCTGAACTTTCTTGAATTTACTGAAGAGTGTCCCTGAGATGACATATTTGGAAATTTTGGCTGGGAAACGCGGGATTAAGTTGCAAGCTGGTTTGTATTTGTCAATATTTATTTAGCTTTCTTTTAAAAGTTGAATTTGTGAATAGAAACTGATTTTTTGGTCAGTATTTGTCCCACCTGTTAAATGTCAAGAttttttggtttgtatttgtcAAGATATTCTGATTTGGGGTTTTTCTTCTGAATTTGAATGCTTTTCTTCAACTTTGACCATGTCTTCTCACTTTCTAAGTTGTAAGAAGGATAAAGATtgtgaaaactatatatatattttctaagaGCTAGAAAGCATGTTCTATATCTCATTAAGCTAATATGATAGTTGATAACAAAGTGAACGCATAGCAAAATATGCCTTCGAGTATGCTTACCTCAACAACAGAAGGATGGTGACAGCAGTGCACAAAGCAAACATCATGAAGCTTGCAGATGGTCTTTTCTTAGAATCCTGCCGAGAGGTTGCAAGCAAGTATCCAGGTATCAAGTACAATGAAATCATTCATTAGCTCACATCCAATTTTACATTTGTTAATCACATTTGTTGTCTTATCCATACATCGATCTCTTAAAGTTAATGTTATGTGTGTTGTAAATCTTTATTGTAGCCGTAGAGGAAGTATTTTTCTCCCGAAGCCAGCTTATTCACTGGTAATAAGAAATTGATACATGTCAAATTTGTATCTTTATTGAAATGATGTATCATCCTAATTATAATATGTGTCACAATCTTAACATAATTGTTATGCAATTCAATCCCTTTGAGCAATCTTTATTACTGCGGGCATTACGCTTGATGCATTTTTGCGGAAAGTTTTTAAAACTGGAAAAAGGCTGAGTAATGGTGATGGATTCACATCTGAGAACAACTTTGGCACTCATGGTattagtttttactttttatatataagacaTGATCAATGAATTGGTTTATCTTCTTCGGATCTTTTACATTATATTTCTTGGATGGTGATTTTGCTTTTCAAGGCAGTGTTTCAGAGAGAAACATGTGTCATTATAGGAAGATTTAATATTCATGCCAATAAGCAACTCATATTTTATCAAGTAATTTTGTAATAAGAGGCTCATGTTAGGATCACAAGATGATCAAATCCAAAGACCTTAATCCATAACAGAAGTGGGGCAAACTACTATGCCTCATATTATTAGTTTGTTTCACATTAATACACTAATACACGTCTGTAAGCTTGCAGGGTTAGGCTAGAATATAAACTTTTATCATGCATGCTAGGTCGTAACTATTATGCAGGAATTTTCAGATAGGGGCATCGCAATAAATTCCGCGAGCTaataatcttttttcttttttattacaGTATTTAAGAGAGAAGCATGTATTCTTTGTTGGGGGATTTAGTATTCAGGCCAATAAGCAGCTTATAGTGTATCCAATTTCTAATTAATATAAGGCTAATGTCAAGACCATAAGATAATCAAATTTAAAGACCTTACTTTGAAAGAAAAGTGTGTAAGATTAAGTGTAAGATTTGAAGAAGCACAAAGTCATGGCTCTCGAGAAGTAGGattaactaaattttattatttgtttctaTCTCTAGAAAtagataaaaataagaaatgatCCAAACAAATTAAGCCATGCTAAGGTGATATTTGGCAAGTTGAAGATGTAATTTCGAAGGTTTGAGGTAGAGTTTCGGGAAGCTAAGTACTAATGTTgggtttaaatatattataggcCTAGGAGTTGATTTCTTATTTCTTGCTTTTGTGTGTGTATTCTTCCGTAGTTTGCATTTGCATGGGGAGGTATATATTAGTGTTTGTTCTATTGTTCATtggttttataataatattttaagtagAATAATCAAAAACCTGTTCATAAACCAAAAAAGTAAAACttattctaaaataaaaagGTTTCCTATTTCCTAcatttaattttctataatatTCCTTTtgttagttcaaatttatgttcACTACTATTTCAGATTTATGTTGGACTACTATAATTTAACTTCAATTGGATTGTTTGCAGGCCAGTCCAAAATATATCGAAGCGTGGATTCAGTTTGTAAAAGCACAGTTAACTATGAATCAATGGAAAGCATGTACACACCAGAATATTTGAATTATGTAAGAATTCCAGGAGTACCCAATCATCAACTTGAGCTTAAAATTGGAGCTCCAATTGTTCTGTTAAGGAATCTGGCTCCTAACAAGGGATTGTGCAACGGAACACGGTTGATTGTTACTCAATTATGTTCCCGAGTTATAGAAGCTGTCATAGTCACCGACAATCATATTGGTGAGAAGGCTTTCATCCCACGTATTTGTATGAGGCCGTCAGACACAACACTGCCTTTTACACTCAAAAGAGTTCAATTTCCCGTATCCCTCTGTTATGCAATGACGATAAACAAAAGCCAAGGACAAACGCTAAAATATGTTGGCTTATATTTGCCAAGACTGGTTTTCAGTCATGGATAGTTTTGTGTGGCGATGTCGAGAGTAACAACACCATTGGGGTTGCATAGTGTAAGAATGAAACCCACCCAATTGTTGGCATGACAAAAAATGTCGTTTATCATGAGGTTTTTGCCAACTTGTGatgataaaaacaaattaacttGGTTCTTTTGGGGATTGGCTAGATTTATTATTCCGTCTTGGTAATATTATCTACTTATGGAATTTCATATTAGGACTACTACATATAGCAGATTATTATATAGATCAGTTGGATTGTTTTAGATCAGTAGTTGAAAATGACTTCAAGATAGCCTATGATTTCTACTATACATACAGTCTTTgtttctctttttttctttcttcattGTTTTGAAGTGCTTGGCGTTGGTTTGTATTGTTATTTCATCTGGTCTAGCTATTCTTATGTCCTTTTTAAGTGTGAGCACAAGTCTGAAATAGTAAAGAAGTTACAGGAGAAGAAGCATATTTGTGGTATGACTGCAGATTGTGTCAATGACCACCCTTTTCTGAAGAAGGCTGGTATAGAAATACCAGTTGCTGATGGACCAGATGCAGCACAATAGGAATTTCACTACAAACAATCTGACTGGACTGATACCCGTGGAGTTCATTTATCTAAGAAGTAAGAAGTGTTATGGAGATGTAAGAGATTTTTATTTGGCATGATTGTGCATGATTTTTATATATCCagaatagaatatttttaatgaggtggcatattaattatattataattgtataattttttgtacTGCAAACCAGCAGAATTATTACCTGATGTTCAATTCTGAACCTTTTGATGCAGTGATGTCAGTTGATGGGGAAACACACAGGATTATGAAAGGTGTTCATGCGACTATCTTCTGAAGCCTATCAGAATGAAAGAACTTAAGAATATCTGGCTACATGTTTTCCGAAAGAAGATTAATGAGGTGAGAGATATTGAAGCTCTTGAATCAGGCATTGAGGAATTCCAAATGATGAGAAATGGAATATCAGACTAGTCTGATGATGGATTTTCATTTTGTGGAAGTGATCTGAATTcaggaaggaaaagaaaagattttGATAACAAGCACAATGATAAAAACTTTGGTCATCCTTCTGCTGGGAAGAGAACTAGAGTAGTTTGGACTGTCGATCCTCATCAGAAGTTTGTCAAGGCCGTGAACTACATGGGGTTTGACAGTAAGTTCACAATATCTTTTTCCTTCTCAAATTGCTGATACCATTTGTTTTCTGATTCAAATGATCTTCAATAACTGGCAGAAGTTGGCCCCAAGAAAATACTCGAGTTGATGAATGTGCCCTGGTTAACACGAGAAAACGTTGCTAGCCACTTGCAGGTAGTTAAGTTTCAAGTTATACAACTAATCTTTGATTAAATCTAACAAAAGTTATGCTTAATCTAATAGAAAACTCTTGTCCCTCCTCTCTATTGTGCAGAAGTACCAGTTATATTTGAGCCGATTACAAAAAGAGAATGATCTTAAACCATCTCATGGTGGCATAAAGCAGTCTACTGATGCAACTTCAAGAGACCAAGCTGGAAACCTTGGCTTTAAGAATTCAATCAACATCACACATAACAATGCTGCAAATACCAACTTCCTTATTTATAGCAAAATGTGTATGCTCTAATAGATTTTAACATCTTCTGAAATCTAACTTGTGCTAGAGGTTTTTGATGACAACGGATAGTACAGATGCCACATTATGTTTGCataatttgttttataattGCATAGATATAGTAATGCAGCCACGAAATTTGTATCTGTATACATGCTTATGACCTTATAGGAGGCTTGAGCTGATGACCGGATACaatttcactaaaaaaaatttattgtctCCACTTGATTAACGTGGGCATTCACATGGATAGAAGATTCCTAGAAACCTTATGATCACAAAATAACATGcttaaatttatgaaaatattttaattgaatgtAAATACATTTCGATACCAAAAAAATCTGTACATAAAAGACACCACATCAGGCCTCAAACTTCACGATAATCCCACAAACAACCTTAAACTATATAGCAGCAATACTTCAAACAAACTCTCCCGAATCGCCATATAAATTACAACAATCAATTtttcttcacttaaaagttttCTTCAAACCATATATCAAAATTACAATAAATCtattcataatttaatattaacttTGTTAATTAAGCAAATATTACATGGCATATTATATTTGTGAAAgacaacataaaaataaaaatcacttTCTTCTATTGTCATTTTAACAAATTAGTATAAATGAAATTTCCACATTTCTATATAATGTCGTAATacctaatataatatttatacaattcatttatatatcttaaaaacatgtaacaaaatatttctctgaaaataatatatttttagttgtataacaaagaaaaattatacaaaactataatttcttCTTAACCGataaataatatcttaaaaacatgtaacaaaatatttctctaaaaaaatatatttttggttatataacaaagaaaaattctccaaaattataatttctttttaaccgataaataaaatatcaacgtttctaaataagaaaaaaaaaccttctaacaaattagtataaaaaaatatctaattttgtatttaatatgataatacctatatgatatttatacaattcatttatatatgttaaaaacATGTAACAAGATATCTGCCCGAAAATAATTTACATTTAGATGAAATAAATATTcagtatataaaataaaatataaatttccaaatttaaaataaatgtatgatatataaaatttatttagctataaaaaaaaaataacataaatattgGTAGTGGAATTCGTGAGAGTACTCGAAATGAGTTACcggataactaatcgggtattttttttaattaattttttctcatctatactatactattaaagccgaaacattaaaagtttggtcggtcggtacttgggcctaaatatgggcctatttatataatcaattattttggGTCTATCTATacaaccaattattctttttaatttgggccaaagtacaggcctatctatataaccaattattctttttaattgaaatatattaacttcTTATATTTCTGACtgaaaaactcaatcttctaaaataacattgagaaacataataattacttttttaactaagatatattatctttttataaattttctaactaaaagatcaatcttttacaattaatacggatATGGGCGCcatatttatacctaaagatGTGTACCAATATTCTAaacttcaaataataaaaaatagagggagtattattatattggtctgGCAaccggtacttgggccgaaatacgggcctatctatataacgtaccaattattctttttaactaaaataaattatcttttatatactaaaaaactctatcttctaaaataacatcaagcaacatagtaatcgtctttttaatcaaacgcattatcttttttagattttttaactaaaaaaccgagtttttacaattaacacgggcgacattttcttaaaaataatatcattatatataattattaacatataacatgtgatattattttaCCAAactacattaataacattatttttaaatactctaatgatctcacattaaaagaaatattacaaatctaacctatactatatattattacactatgaaaaccgaaaataaaatgtTCAGTCAGTTGGTCAGTTAGTTGAATTTGGTGAATCGGTTGGTATTCAACCCACggagctcttgaatttataacatgttatagttTACTTTGTATTATCTATTAAACTAAAACATCAAATTTAGtttagtatgatgggtcggtatttggtttcatgcgtctctttaaattataatatgttttacatcatattattaattattaataacaaaatattaagaggttgattgattattttatatctGAATTTATAggtctccttaaattataacatgttaaaaggtaaattttaacattctcattaaaatatatatatgttcgacctaatttttaattagccatttgacagacttaactatgaagaatttatcccactgttaaataaaatatttattttaccacattattctatcataattttaattttacaataaaatcaggtaaatttaaaatatatacgataaaataacaattatgttaaccgcccgtgcagtgcacgggttataagctagtatatagtTATACCGATTGATAACAAAACTAtctactaatattaatattttaagagaATTTTTAATTTCCAGAGCAAATAAAACTTGAAAAGACAAAACTGCCCCCGTGCATATacatagcaaaaaaaaaacaatatggGGAGGTAATTTTGTCTTTTCAAGTCTTTTCAGctcttgaaattaaaaaacaGCTCTGGAAATAACATTTCCCTATTTTAATAAcacacttgaaataatgaagttcaaataaaagttacttgtttgataatttttgacataataatcatccacaagttttaatgataaaacacataatgtcaatactttgtaaaaaaaaaaaccaaaaaatatataaatttatgtttagtctcttttgaaatgattttcaaataaaacaataaacaatTGAGAAGTCAGACTCGCATTTGACCTAAAGTACTCAGAGTTaaaccgagttttgaccgatttttttaataaatcgatTTTGAACCCGATTACTCGGAGCTCAGATCAGATGAGGGGTTAAAAACTACTCGAAATGAGCACTCGACCGACTCGACGATTTGTAGAACACTGATTAATATTAAGATAACATTCACATATGGAAAACAAATTGAttgtttatactaatattttataacatgGAAAAATATTGTACAGGACAAACTTTCAAAAGCGAATATAACCAatcgattaatataatttaataaaattttgtttaattaataaaaaacactaataaaatgatataaagcttataaataattaaattaaaattatatggccgcccgtgcttcgcacgggttataggctagtaataatattaaaatgcaTGCGTGGTCGAAACAGGAAAAAGCGGCAGTGACTAAAAGAAAACCAACAGAAGATGACAGATCTCCGGATTCACTACACTAGCTCGCCGGAATTCATGGAGGTGCCCGGAATtgcttaaatctcgccggaaaattaattttaccggaaaatctagctattccaactatgacaaataaaaacccactaaactctaaaccaaattcaacaataaattctacactaaatagccctTAAACTACCCATTTCTGACTCAAACAAGACTCAAATTAAACCATATCAACtccaaactacaccaaatttcaaatctagcctaaacataatatttccaacataaacccactaacctcaatgcaaaattataaaattaaatttacaccaaaaaacccccaaaaataccaaaaccaagaacaagaacaccaaagcataccaaactaactccaaatcaagccaaacttcaaaactagcttatctaccatgtttctaacaaaaccccatcaaaatacaaaccaaaatatcaactaaatcattgaacccactaataatattgagaattaaaaggggctcaagctaaatactaaaaatgtaagcttaaaatataaactaaaggctctttcaacccacaagtagttggcataaatgccactttatccacttgttgaaGGGAAAGTTGGTTATAGCCATAAATCTCAACAAGGTAAGAATGCAAGAGATAAAGAAACCAaacttgaaattatataaatgaaagtgtttacaatatttgagagattacaatttgaaagaACAAGCTATTCTAGATGTGGAAGATGATaaa
This genomic window contains:
- the LOC135146980 gene encoding two-component response regulator ORR26-like, with product MFSERRLMSDLNSGRKRKDFDNKHNDKNFGHPSAGKRTRVVWTVDPHQKFVKAVNYMGFDKVGPKKILELMNVPWLTRENVASHLQKYQLYLSRLQKENDLKPSHGGIKQSTDATSRDQAGNLGFKNSINITHNNAANTNFLIYSKMCML